The following are from one region of the Staphylococcus argenteus genome:
- a CDS encoding ribosomal-processing cysteine protease Prp translates to MITVDVTVNDEGKVTDVIMDGHANHGEYGHDIVCAGASAVLFGSVNAIIGLTSERPDINYDDNGGHFHIRSVDTNNDEAQLILQAMLVSLQTIEEEYNENIRLNYK, encoded by the coding sequence ATGATTACTGTTGATGTCACAGTTAATGATGAAGGCAAAGTAACAGACGTTATTATGGATGGCCATGCTAACCATGGTGAATATGGTCATGATATCGTTTGTGCTGGAGCTTCAGCTGTATTGTTTGGTAGTGTTAATGCGATTATAGGATTGACATCTGAAAGACCAGATATCAATTATGATGACAATGGTGGTCATTTTCATATAAGAAGTGTTGATACAAATAACGATGAAGCGCAATTAATTCTTCAAGCAATGCTTGTTTCTTTACAAACTATTGAAGAAGAATATAATGAGAATATTAGATTAAATTATAAGTGA
- the rpmA gene encoding 50S ribosomal protein L27, producing MLKLNLQFFASKKGVSSTKNGRDSESKRLGAKRADGQFVTGGSILYRQRGTKIYPGENVGRGGDDTLFAKIDGVVKFERKGRDKKQVSVYAVAE from the coding sequence ATGTTAAAATTAAACTTACAATTCTTCGCATCTAAAAAAGGGGTAAGTTCTACAAAAAACGGACGTGACTCTGAATCAAAACGCTTAGGTGCTAAACGTGCTGACGGTCAATTCGTAACAGGTGGTTCAATTTTATATCGCCAACGTGGTACTAAAATTTACCCTGGTGAAAATGTAGGTCGTGGTGGCGATGATACATTATTCGCTAAAATCGACGGCGTTGTTAAATTCGAACGTAAAGGTCGCGACAAAAAACAAGTTTCTG
- the rplU gene encoding 50S ribosomal protein L21: MFAIIETGGKQIKVEEGQEIFVEKLDVNEGDTFTFDKVLFVGGDSVKVGAPTVEGATVTATVNKQGRGKKITVFTYKRRKNSKRKKGHRQPYTKLTIDKINA, from the coding sequence ATGTTTGCTATTATTGAAACAGGTGGAAAACAAATCAAAGTAGAAGAAGGTCAAGAAATCTTCGTTGAAAAATTAGACGTAAACGAAGGTGATACTTTTACATTTGATAAAGTATTATTTGTAGGTGGAGATTCAGTTAAAGTTGGAGCGCCAACAGTTGAAGGTGCTACAGTTACTGCTACTGTTAATAAACAAGGACGCGGTAAGAAAATCACTGTATTCACATACAAACGTCGTAAAAATTCAAAACGTAAAAAAGGCCATCGTCAACCATACACTAAATTAACAATCGATAAAATCAACGCGTAA